A genomic window from Pyxidicoccus trucidator includes:
- a CDS encoding polyamine aminopropyltransferase translates to MNRTLLYITVLVIATCGLIYELVVGALASYLLGDSITQFSTVIGGYLFAMGIGSYLSRFIERGVAQRFVEVELAVALLGGLCAPVLFLTFTLTDMFQVALYGSVIAIGTLVGLEIPLLLRILKDQLKFKDLVSQVLSLDYLGALAASVAFPLLLVPKLGLVRTSLLFGVLNAAVGLWSTWLLAPLLGNPLRLRVKAVLLTVFLLVGFVLGDRLTTFYEDQLYADDVVHASSSPYQRIVLTRGKRGFSLFLNGNLQFASIDEYRYHESLVHPAMVRAGKVERVLILGGGDGLAAREVLRHPQVRSVTLVDLDPAITGLATSYGELARLNGRALSDPKVRVLNTDAMRFLAEGDEQYDVVVVDFPDPNNFALGKLYTTGFYKLLKKRLAPDGVAVVQSTSPLFARRSFWCVAETLKAAGFWTEPYHALVPSFGEWGYVLVAHQPQGRHRPLPEGLLFLDEPTLESLTRFPPDMGPTPVEVNRLNNQVLVHYYEEEWRRWN, encoded by the coding sequence TTGAACAGAACGCTGCTGTACATCACCGTCCTCGTCATCGCGACGTGCGGGCTCATCTACGAGCTCGTCGTCGGGGCGCTCGCGAGCTACCTGCTCGGGGACTCCATCACCCAGTTCTCCACCGTCATTGGCGGCTACCTGTTCGCCATGGGCATCGGCAGCTACCTGTCGCGCTTCATCGAGCGCGGGGTGGCGCAGCGCTTCGTGGAGGTGGAGCTGGCGGTGGCGCTGCTGGGCGGCCTGTGCGCGCCGGTGCTCTTCCTCACCTTCACGCTCACCGACATGTTCCAGGTGGCGCTGTACGGCAGCGTGATTGCCATTGGCACGCTGGTGGGGCTGGAGATTCCCCTCCTGCTGCGCATCCTCAAGGACCAGCTCAAGTTCAAGGACCTGGTCAGCCAGGTGCTGTCGCTGGACTACCTGGGCGCGCTGGCGGCGAGCGTGGCCTTCCCGCTGCTGCTGGTGCCCAAGCTGGGGCTTGTGCGCACCTCGCTGCTGTTCGGCGTGCTCAACGCGGCCGTGGGGCTGTGGAGCACGTGGCTGCTGGCGCCGCTGCTGGGCAACCCGCTGCGGCTGCGCGTCAAGGCGGTGCTGCTGACGGTGTTCCTGCTGGTGGGCTTCGTGCTGGGGGACAGGCTCACGACGTTCTACGAGGACCAGCTCTACGCGGACGACGTGGTGCACGCGTCCAGCTCGCCGTACCAGCGCATCGTCCTCACGCGCGGCAAGCGGGGCTTCTCGCTGTTCCTCAACGGCAACCTCCAGTTCGCCAGCATCGACGAGTACCGCTACCACGAGTCCCTGGTGCACCCGGCCATGGTGCGGGCGGGGAAGGTGGAGCGGGTGCTCATCCTCGGCGGCGGGGACGGGCTGGCCGCGCGCGAGGTGCTGCGCCACCCACAGGTGCGCTCCGTCACGCTGGTGGACCTGGACCCGGCGATTACCGGGCTGGCCACGAGCTACGGCGAGCTGGCGCGGCTCAACGGACGCGCGCTGTCGGACCCGAAGGTGCGGGTGCTGAACACGGACGCCATGCGCTTCCTCGCGGAGGGCGACGAGCAGTACGACGTGGTGGTGGTGGACTTCCCGGACCCGAACAACTTCGCGCTGGGGAAGCTGTACACGACGGGCTTCTACAAGCTGCTGAAGAAGCGGCTGGCGCCGGACGGGGTGGCGGTGGTGCAGAGCACCAGCCCGCTGTTCGCCCGGCGCTCCTTCTGGTGCGTGGCGGAGACGCTGAAGGCGGCGGGCTTCTGGACGGAGCCGTACCACGCGCTGGTGCCCTCCTTCGGCGAGTGGGGCTACGTGCTGGTGGCGCACCAGCCCCAGGGGCGGCACCGCCCGCTGCCGGAGGGGCTGCTCTTCCTGGACGAGCCCACGCTGGAGTCGCTCACCCGCTTCCCTCCGGACATGGGCCCCACGCCCGTGGAGGTGAACCGGCTGAACAACCAGGTGCTGGTGCACTACTACGAGGAGGAGTGGCGGCGGTGGAACTGA
- a CDS encoding flavin monoamine oxidase family protein, with amino-acid sequence MELTRRELVAAFLGSAVAASACKRSGTREPVPGAIIDRAVEVGHKLRGGPLPRADVLEPVDVLVVGAGVAGLSAAWRLAGAGVKGVRVLELEAEAGGTSRSGRNAVSSYPWGAHYLPAPLEDKGPVVRLLREMGAVTGVDAEGYPTFDEPLLIHEPEERLFYRGHWYEGLYLRAGASPEDVAELARFEARMNAFAAARDAKGRKAFAVPSGLSSDDAEWTALDGLSMAAWLTREGFKSPRLKWVVDYACRDDYGTTSEHVSAWAGIWYFAARQDGKGERSDGFLSWPEGNGRLVQQLMSALPPGAVERNVLVHTVEPNAGGCRVDALEAGTGRPRAFQARQVVLACPRFLVAHVVAPWRQQRPAWLADFSYGPWVVANLTLSSPPRSRGFPLAWDNVFYESRSLGYVVATHQLLRQDEQGPTVLTWYLPMDGADVKAEREKALSATYADWEALVMADLLPAHPGIAAQAQRLEVQRWGHAMVRPSPGFMWGAAKKAAKESLGRSLHFAHTDLGGMALFEEANWFGVRAAERVLAELGRREASWL; translated from the coding sequence GTGGAACTGACGCGGCGGGAGCTGGTCGCCGCGTTCCTCGGCTCGGCGGTGGCGGCCAGCGCGTGCAAGCGCTCGGGGACTCGCGAGCCGGTGCCGGGCGCCATCATCGACCGCGCGGTGGAGGTGGGGCACAAGCTGCGCGGCGGGCCGCTGCCCCGCGCGGACGTGCTGGAGCCCGTGGACGTGCTGGTGGTGGGCGCGGGCGTGGCCGGCCTGTCCGCGGCCTGGCGGCTGGCGGGCGCGGGTGTGAAGGGCGTGCGGGTGCTGGAGCTGGAGGCGGAGGCGGGCGGCACGTCGCGCTCCGGCCGCAACGCCGTCTCCTCGTACCCGTGGGGCGCGCACTACCTGCCGGCGCCGCTGGAGGACAAAGGGCCGGTGGTGCGGCTGCTGCGGGAGATGGGCGCCGTCACCGGCGTGGACGCGGAGGGCTACCCCACCTTCGACGAGCCGCTCCTCATCCACGAGCCGGAGGAGCGCCTCTTCTACCGGGGGCACTGGTACGAGGGCCTCTACCTGCGCGCGGGCGCGAGCCCGGAGGACGTGGCGGAGCTGGCGCGCTTCGAGGCGAGGATGAACGCCTTCGCCGCCGCGCGGGACGCGAAGGGACGCAAGGCCTTCGCGGTGCCCTCCGGACTGTCCAGCGACGACGCGGAGTGGACGGCGCTGGACGGGCTGAGCATGGCGGCGTGGCTCACGCGCGAGGGCTTCAAGTCCCCCCGGCTGAAGTGGGTGGTGGACTACGCCTGCCGGGATGACTACGGCACCACGTCCGAGCACGTGTCCGCGTGGGCGGGCATCTGGTACTTCGCCGCGCGGCAGGACGGGAAGGGGGAGCGCAGCGACGGCTTCCTGAGCTGGCCCGAGGGCAATGGCCGGCTCGTCCAGCAGCTGATGTCCGCGCTGCCGCCCGGGGCGGTGGAGCGGAACGTGCTGGTGCACACGGTGGAGCCCAACGCGGGCGGCTGCCGGGTGGACGCGCTGGAGGCGGGCACGGGGCGGCCCAGGGCCTTCCAGGCGCGGCAGGTGGTGCTGGCGTGCCCCCGCTTCCTGGTGGCGCATGTGGTGGCGCCCTGGCGGCAACAGCGGCCCGCGTGGCTCGCGGACTTCTCGTATGGGCCGTGGGTGGTGGCCAACCTGACGCTGTCCTCGCCGCCACGCTCGCGCGGCTTCCCGCTGGCCTGGGACAACGTCTTCTACGAGAGCCGCAGCCTGGGCTACGTGGTGGCCACGCACCAGTTGCTGCGCCAGGACGAGCAGGGCCCCACGGTGCTCACCTGGTACCTGCCCATGGACGGCGCGGACGTGAAGGCGGAGCGGGAGAAGGCGCTGTCCGCGACGTACGCGGACTGGGAGGCGCTCGTCATGGCGGACCTGCTGCCGGCGCACCCGGGCATCGCCGCGCAGGCGCAGCGGCTGGAGGTGCAGCGCTGGGGACACGCCATGGTGCGGCCCTCGCCGGGCTTCATGTGGGGCGCGGCGAAGAAGGCGGCGAAGGAGAGCCTGGGGCGGAGCCTGCACTTCGCGCACACGGACCTGGGCGGCATGGCCCTCTTCGAGGAGGCCAACTGGTTCGGCGTGCGCGCCGCGGAGCGCGTGCTGGCGGAGCTGGGACGGCGCGAGGCGAGCTGGCTGTGA
- a CDS encoding DUF4178 domain-containing protein: MTQEGQCPSCGAAIEFTAGSAQVVVCSHCQTVVARSGATFEAHGKIGRIVPTDSPLQLHAEGRFARAGYRIVGHLQKDHGAGPWDEWYVEFDDGRTGWISESEGAFHLLFDAGVEEGLSLEDLHPGERLRLRDRAWVVEERGHGRVVSAEGQLPSDVDPTQDGWYVDATGTKGAFVTLDFGTRGQDPEVFTGEALKLEQLGIPAGQLRPRARKVELKQARCTHCNGPLELRAPDKSLRVACPYCGALLDVSQGKLSFLRLLDKPADAPLIPLGAKGRLEDTEWICIGFLVRSCTVEGVRYPWEEYLLYNAARGFTWLMHSNGHWVFLKPLPAGDVSLAPHVGAYYESRRYKAFQEVIAVTEAVQGEFYWEVTAGETARASEYVAPPYSVNVDATDNEVSYTHGEYLAPGVVKEAFKLKEALPAPHGIAPSQPNPHQAGLRSTFVWMFIWMVGLFVMSGFFAARADNRVVLEHAVVVPPDAQPGTPAAMNFSEPFELTKRGNMEVEISASGLENDWLGIQGDLVNQDTGEVVGFSEELGYYSGSDSDGSWSEGSRSGSAKLSPLPPGKYVLRTTASFEQGNGRPRAFNVKLTHDSPNGSWFCLAFILLALGPAWALFRSHGFETQRWAESNFGD; encoded by the coding sequence GTGACGCAGGAGGGGCAGTGTCCGTCATGTGGCGCGGCGATTGAGTTCACCGCCGGCTCGGCGCAGGTGGTGGTGTGCTCCCACTGCCAGACGGTGGTGGCGCGCAGCGGTGCCACCTTCGAGGCCCACGGGAAGATTGGCCGTATCGTCCCCACCGACTCGCCGCTCCAGCTTCATGCTGAGGGGCGCTTCGCGAGGGCCGGCTACCGCATCGTCGGCCACCTCCAGAAGGACCACGGCGCCGGTCCGTGGGACGAGTGGTACGTCGAGTTCGACGACGGGCGCACCGGGTGGATCAGCGAGTCCGAGGGCGCCTTCCACCTGCTCTTCGACGCGGGCGTCGAGGAGGGGCTCTCACTGGAGGACCTGCACCCCGGCGAGCGGCTGCGCCTGAGGGACCGCGCCTGGGTTGTCGAGGAGCGCGGCCACGGTCGCGTGGTGTCCGCGGAAGGGCAGCTCCCCAGCGACGTGGACCCCACCCAGGACGGCTGGTACGTGGACGCCACCGGCACCAAGGGCGCCTTCGTCACGCTGGACTTCGGCACCCGGGGGCAGGACCCGGAGGTCTTCACCGGCGAGGCGCTGAAGCTGGAGCAGCTCGGCATTCCAGCCGGGCAGCTCCGCCCGCGCGCGCGCAAGGTGGAGCTGAAGCAGGCGCGCTGCACCCACTGCAACGGCCCGCTGGAGCTGCGCGCGCCGGACAAGTCCCTGCGCGTGGCGTGCCCCTACTGCGGCGCGCTGCTGGACGTCAGCCAGGGGAAGCTGTCCTTCCTGCGCCTGCTGGACAAGCCCGCCGACGCGCCCCTCATCCCCCTGGGAGCGAAGGGCCGGCTGGAGGACACGGAGTGGATCTGCATCGGCTTCCTGGTGCGCTCGTGCACCGTGGAGGGCGTGCGCTACCCGTGGGAGGAGTACCTCCTCTACAACGCGGCGCGGGGTTTCACGTGGCTGATGCACTCCAACGGCCATTGGGTGTTCCTCAAGCCGCTGCCCGCCGGTGACGTGTCGCTGGCACCGCATGTGGGCGCCTACTACGAGAGCCGGCGCTACAAGGCCTTCCAGGAGGTCATCGCCGTCACGGAGGCGGTGCAGGGCGAGTTCTACTGGGAGGTGACGGCGGGCGAGACGGCACGGGCCTCGGAGTACGTGGCGCCGCCCTACTCGGTGAATGTGGACGCCACCGACAACGAGGTGTCGTACACCCACGGCGAGTACCTGGCGCCGGGCGTGGTGAAGGAGGCCTTCAAGCTGAAGGAGGCCCTGCCGGCGCCGCACGGCATCGCCCCCAGCCAGCCCAACCCGCACCAGGCGGGGCTGCGCTCCACCTTCGTGTGGATGTTCATCTGGATGGTGGGGCTCTTCGTCATGTCCGGCTTCTTCGCCGCGCGTGCGGACAACCGCGTGGTGCTGGAGCACGCGGTGGTGGTGCCCCCGGACGCCCAGCCCGGCACACCGGCGGCCATGAACTTCAGCGAGCCCTTCGAGCTGACCAAGCGCGGCAACATGGAGGTGGAGATTTCAGCCTCCGGGCTCGAAAACGACTGGCTGGGCATCCAGGGCGACCTGGTGAACCAGGACACGGGCGAGGTGGTGGGGTTCAGCGAGGAGCTGGGCTACTACAGCGGGAGCGACAGCGACGGCTCTTGGAGCGAGGGCTCCCGCTCTGGCAGCGCGAAGCTGTCCCCGCTGCCGCCGGGCAAGTACGTGCTGCGCACCACGGCGTCCTTCGAGCAGGGGAATGGCCGCCCGCGCGCGTTCAACGTGAAGCTCACCCACGACTCGCCCAACGGGAGCTGGTTCTGCCTGGCCTTCATCCTGTTGGCGCTGGGCCCGGCGTGGGCGCTGTTCCGCTCGCACGGCTTCGAGACGCAGCGGTGGGCGGAGAGCAACTTCGGGGACTGA
- a CDS encoding M23 family metallopeptidase codes for MSLGEQEQPELVDTVAETCVLPDPSGFESLETASGGELDEWREVVDALPASTLRTDLQNRMLTHLRSPYSAFATPADAQSFLRNLRTPLPLRLPFASNSPFISGTEVRLGHGWRYNGGGIHRGLDISRASTPADADPSFDVLAIAEGRVIGIYFDGPSGGGGNTVVLEHTGANGKKLYSFYMHLRNGRARDVAAVKAMTCNVGNDWCARYQLMAKNYPNHPSWGTDSDAIPVSLGQWVSAGQKIAKSGNTMTAGTLATDGEPASNHANNHLHVYIGAPTPTDPKVAVEVDPYGVYEKVSTGCYDGFQSTYYPRLWMPHYPDFHNVTWDTFVELPEYYSGMSYRPRTLTYYEVNGALRVAGSYSYSTDRQWGVQAGLDSASFDAVVDQWKQSGYVPRETRVRLNSSGLARYSTIFGKLRTNEVVRFEHRLTQASLDSLYTTYVVNSGWRVEDFFAYREAGVQLYAVLFSNTDNNTRWLRYNASESFAETEIASLPGQGLHVENIVADPTVSPPRFAYIANDASGCAPHVYVNGAMSAYQSAYSTEANLGYGLRKLQVYNNGANFTAIFDKASGTCQ; via the coding sequence ATGAGCCTGGGCGAGCAGGAACAGCCCGAACTGGTCGATACCGTCGCCGAAACGTGTGTCCTGCCGGACCCCTCCGGCTTCGAGTCGCTGGAGACGGCTTCCGGTGGCGAGCTGGACGAGTGGCGTGAAGTCGTGGACGCCCTGCCCGCGTCCACGCTCCGCACGGACTTGCAGAACCGGATGCTCACCCACCTGCGGAGCCCGTACTCCGCCTTCGCCACACCGGCCGACGCCCAGTCCTTCCTGCGCAACCTGCGCACGCCGCTGCCGCTGCGGCTGCCCTTCGCCTCGAACTCGCCCTTCATCTCCGGCACCGAGGTGCGGCTCGGCCATGGCTGGCGCTACAACGGTGGCGGCATCCACCGGGGCCTGGACATCAGCCGCGCCAGCACGCCTGCTGACGCGGACCCCAGCTTCGACGTGCTGGCCATCGCGGAAGGCAGGGTGATTGGCATCTACTTCGACGGGCCGTCCGGCGGCGGCGGCAACACGGTGGTCCTCGAGCACACCGGCGCCAACGGGAAGAAGCTCTACAGCTTCTACATGCACCTGCGGAACGGCCGCGCCAGGGACGTGGCCGCCGTCAAGGCGATGACCTGCAACGTGGGCAATGACTGGTGCGCGCGCTACCAGTTGATGGCGAAGAACTACCCGAACCACCCGTCCTGGGGCACCGACAGCGACGCCATCCCCGTCTCCCTGGGGCAGTGGGTCAGCGCGGGGCAGAAAATCGCGAAGTCCGGCAACACGATGACGGCCGGCACGCTCGCGACGGACGGCGAGCCCGCCAGCAACCACGCCAACAACCACCTGCATGTGTACATCGGCGCGCCCACGCCCACGGACCCGAAGGTGGCCGTGGAGGTGGACCCGTACGGCGTCTACGAGAAGGTCTCCACCGGCTGCTACGACGGCTTCCAGTCCACGTACTACCCCCGGCTGTGGATGCCCCACTACCCGGACTTCCACAACGTCACCTGGGACACCTTCGTCGAGCTGCCCGAGTACTACAGCGGCATGAGCTACCGTCCGCGGACGCTCACCTACTACGAGGTGAACGGCGCGCTGCGCGTGGCGGGCTCCTACTCCTACTCCACGGACAGGCAGTGGGGCGTGCAGGCGGGCCTGGACAGCGCCAGCTTCGACGCGGTGGTGGACCAGTGGAAGCAGTCCGGCTACGTGCCGCGTGAGACGCGCGTCCGGCTCAACTCCTCCGGCCTGGCCCGCTACAGCACCATCTTCGGCAAACTGCGCACCAACGAGGTGGTCCGCTTCGAGCACCGCCTGACGCAGGCCAGCCTGGACTCGCTCTACACCACCTACGTGGTGAACTCGGGCTGGCGGGTGGAGGACTTCTTCGCGTACCGCGAGGCGGGCGTGCAGCTGTATGCGGTGCTGTTCAGCAACACGGACAACAACACCCGCTGGCTCCGCTACAACGCGTCGGAGTCCTTCGCCGAGACGGAGATTGCCTCGCTGCCGGGGCAGGGACTGCATGTGGAGAACATCGTCGCGGACCCGACGGTCAGCCCGCCGCGCTTCGCCTACATCGCGAACGATGCCAGCGGCTGCGCTCCCCATGTCTATGTGAACGGGGCCATGAGCGCCTACCAGTCCGCCTACAGCACCGAGGCGAACCTGGGGTACGGCCTGCGCAAGCTGCAGGTCTACAACAACGGCGCCAACTTCACGGCCATCTTCGACAAGGCCAGCGGCACCTGCCAGTGA
- the speD gene encoding adenosylmethionine decarboxylase, with protein sequence MIGSSHAGGSPTLTTGQEWLVDASGCTPERLKDAASLAALFEEFIVLLELKVVGQPQWHVFPEPGGITGLTLLAESHLTIHTFPEHGFAALNVYCCRTRARPDFESLLARHLGAASCHVRELKRGVTA encoded by the coding sequence GTGATAGGAAGCTCACACGCAGGAGGGAGTCCGACGCTGACGACCGGACAGGAGTGGCTGGTTGACGCGAGTGGCTGCACGCCCGAGCGGCTCAAGGACGCGGCGTCGCTCGCCGCGCTCTTCGAGGAGTTCATTGTCTTGCTGGAGCTGAAGGTGGTGGGCCAGCCGCAGTGGCACGTGTTCCCGGAGCCCGGGGGCATCACCGGGCTGACGCTCCTGGCGGAGAGCCATCTGACCATCCACACGTTTCCCGAGCACGGCTTCGCCGCGCTCAACGTCTACTGCTGCCGCACCCGCGCGCGCCCGGACTTCGAGTCCCTGCTGGCGCGGCACCTGGGTGCGGCGTCCTGTCACGTGCGTGAGCTGAAGCGGGGGGTGACGGCGTGA
- a CDS encoding acyl-CoA dehydrogenase family protein codes for MTSPLPHAAPAASEASPHPLLAAAEALFPRLSARSDEIENARRLPPDLVAELARDGYFRMMIPESLGGLELHPAVSFQVMESLARADGATGWCVMIGAATALTSAWLFEPAAQAIFTRPDVITGGVAAPIGRAERVEGGYRLSGRWPWASGSQHCHWLVGGGVVTEGGKPRMVREGMPEVRMFFFPQERAVLHDTWFASGLCGTGSGDMEVKDLFIPDEYTFSLAGQPPRVARPLYGFPFGLLGMGIPAVALGIARRAIDELTALSRQKTLMLERRLLAARPAAQEAVADAEATVRSARAFLLESLHAIHAESTRGPVSVRSRAELRLAMTHATRSAARAVDRMYEAAGGTAVFRSSPLQRCFRDVHTATQHAMVAPATLELTGGLLLGLELPTFTL; via the coding sequence ATGACGAGCCCGCTCCCGCACGCCGCCCCTGCCGCCTCCGAAGCCTCTCCGCACCCGCTGCTGGCCGCCGCCGAGGCGCTGTTCCCGCGCCTGTCCGCGCGCTCGGATGAAATCGAGAACGCACGCAGGCTGCCTCCGGACCTGGTCGCCGAGCTCGCCCGCGACGGCTACTTCCGGATGATGATTCCGGAGTCCCTCGGCGGGCTGGAGCTGCACCCGGCCGTGTCCTTCCAGGTGATGGAGTCGCTCGCGAGGGCGGACGGCGCCACGGGCTGGTGCGTGATGATTGGCGCCGCCACGGCGCTGACCTCCGCCTGGCTGTTCGAGCCCGCGGCCCAGGCCATCTTCACCCGCCCGGACGTCATCACCGGCGGAGTGGCGGCGCCCATCGGCCGCGCCGAGCGCGTCGAAGGTGGCTACCGGCTCTCCGGTCGCTGGCCCTGGGCGAGCGGCAGCCAGCACTGTCATTGGCTGGTGGGAGGCGGGGTGGTGACGGAGGGCGGCAAGCCCCGCATGGTCCGCGAGGGCATGCCGGAGGTGCGCATGTTCTTCTTCCCCCAGGAGCGCGCGGTGCTCCACGACACGTGGTTCGCCTCGGGCCTGTGCGGCACGGGCAGCGGAGACATGGAGGTCAAGGACCTCTTCATCCCGGACGAGTACACGTTCTCTCTTGCGGGCCAGCCGCCGCGCGTCGCCCGCCCGCTCTACGGCTTCCCCTTCGGACTGCTGGGGATGGGAATCCCGGCCGTGGCGCTCGGCATTGCCCGTCGCGCCATCGACGAGCTGACGGCGCTGTCCCGGCAGAAGACACTGATGCTGGAGCGCCGCCTGCTGGCCGCGCGCCCCGCCGCGCAGGAAGCCGTCGCCGACGCCGAGGCCACCGTGCGCTCCGCCCGCGCCTTCCTCCTGGAGTCCCTCCACGCCATCCACGCCGAGTCCACGCGAGGCCCCGTCTCCGTGCGCTCCCGCGCCGAGCTGCGGCTGGCGATGACGCACGCCACCCGGAGCGCCGCGCGCGCCGTGGACCGGATGTATGAGGCCGCGGGCGGCACCGCCGTCTTCCGCTCCAGCCCCCTGCAGCGCTGCTTCCGGGACGTCCACACCGCCACCCAGCACGCCATGGTGGCCCCGGCCACGCTGGAGCTGACGGGCGGCCTGCTCCTGGGACTCGAGCTGCCCACCTTCACGCTGTAG
- a CDS encoding lipase, whose amino-acid sequence MTQSLPDAPLPPPPTPTPTPAPVRESSAIARLSRSLRGLPPAERWWGPGCGGMAGWLQRSAGALPAEDLTPRFKALLARVREGEPVLPDAAKRHQYVLVRGMLGDELPGYLLDNVQRLEQRGLEVREASVDTEGLMADNVAVLREALLDAEHFGRSVVLVGHSKGGVECTATLALHPELRRVVRAVVTLQAPYGGSSIAHDLATAPEMRRLIDFAFPLLFHGVSRSVEELSYTSRMEFIRKHPYPDGVPTVSLATSRLSRLSSLYPLERYLHDRYGYASDGMVTALDAEVPGAGVVRLDDLDHADAALRALPGLGRYHPGDLTEAMVALALDAR is encoded by the coding sequence ATGACGCAGTCGCTGCCCGACGCTCCCCTTCCCCCGCCCCCCACTCCCACCCCGACGCCCGCGCCGGTCCGCGAGTCGAGCGCCATCGCCCGGCTGTCGCGGAGCCTGCGCGGCCTGCCGCCCGCGGAGCGCTGGTGGGGCCCCGGCTGTGGGGGCATGGCCGGCTGGCTCCAGCGGTCCGCCGGGGCGCTCCCCGCCGAGGACCTCACCCCGCGCTTCAAGGCGCTGCTGGCGCGCGTGCGCGAGGGCGAGCCGGTGCTGCCGGACGCGGCGAAGCGGCACCAGTACGTGCTGGTGCGCGGCATGCTGGGCGACGAGCTGCCCGGCTACCTGCTGGACAACGTGCAGCGGCTGGAGCAGCGGGGCCTGGAGGTGCGCGAGGCCTCGGTGGACACCGAAGGGCTGATGGCGGACAACGTGGCGGTGCTGCGCGAGGCGCTGCTGGACGCGGAGCACTTCGGCCGCTCGGTGGTGCTGGTGGGCCACAGCAAGGGCGGCGTGGAGTGCACGGCCACCCTGGCCCTGCACCCGGAGTTGCGCCGGGTGGTGCGCGCGGTGGTGACGCTGCAGGCACCCTACGGCGGCTCCTCCATCGCCCATGACCTGGCCACCGCGCCGGAGATGCGGCGGCTCATCGACTTCGCCTTCCCTCTGCTGTTCCATGGCGTGTCCCGGTCCGTGGAGGAGCTTTCCTATACAAGTCGGATGGAGTTCATCCGAAAGCACCCCTATCCGGATGGGGTCCCCACCGTGTCCCTGGCCACCTCGCGCCTGTCGCGCCTGTCCAGCCTGTACCCCCTGGAGCGCTACCTCCACGACAGGTACGGCTACGCGTCCGACGGCATGGTGACGGCCCTGGACGCGGAGGTGCCCGGCGCGGGCGTGGTCCGCCTGGACGACCTGGACCACGCGGACGCCGCGCTGCGCGCCCTGCCCGGCCTGGGCCGCTACCACCCCGGTGACCTCACCGAGGCCATGGTGGCCCTGGCGCTGGACGCCCGCTAG
- a CDS encoding DUF350 domain-containing protein: MLLLGVVVSLDGVLASVIYSLIGLAVFVAGFYVIRLIMPFDVHKELEVDQNTAVGVVIGSFIIGLAIIVAAAIGG; encoded by the coding sequence ATGTTGCTACTCGGCGTTGTGGTGAGCCTGGATGGAGTGCTGGCGAGCGTCATCTACTCGCTCATCGGGCTGGCGGTGTTCGTGGCGGGCTTCTACGTCATCCGCCTCATCATGCCCTTCGACGTGCACAAGGAGCTGGAGGTCGACCAGAACACGGCGGTCGGCGTCGTCATCGGCTCCTTCATCATCGGCCTGGCCATCATCGTGGCGGCCGCCATCGGTGGTTGA
- a CDS encoding LysM peptidoglycan-binding domain-containing protein, which produces MALQDNYKDVLDVAKSVGAQVESREENGKLIIKGKTNYAYDRDRIWDQIKAKHSNWQSEVMVMLDVTNNDAYGVHTVKSGDTLSKLAKDIYGDMKLYPKIFELNKDQLKNPDTIKVGQVLKLPPKSIANA; this is translated from the coding sequence ATGGCCCTGCAGGACAACTACAAGGACGTGCTGGACGTCGCGAAGAGCGTGGGCGCCCAGGTCGAGTCTCGCGAGGAGAACGGCAAGCTCATCATCAAGGGGAAGACGAACTACGCCTACGACCGGGACCGCATCTGGGACCAGATCAAGGCGAAGCACTCGAACTGGCAGAGCGAAGTCATGGTCATGCTCGACGTGACGAACAACGACGCGTACGGCGTCCACACCGTCAAGTCGGGGGACACGCTGAGCAAGCTGGCCAAGGACATCTACGGGGACATGAAGCTCTACCCGAAGATTTTCGAGCTCAACAAGGACCAGCTGAAGAACCCCGACACCATCAAGGTCGGCCAGGTGCTGAAGCTGCCGCCCAAGTCCATCGCCAACGCCTGA